Proteins encoded by one window of Sorex araneus isolate mSorAra2 chromosome 3, mSorAra2.pri, whole genome shotgun sequence:
- the ASPA gene encoding aspartoacylase, with translation MTSCHVAEEPIKRVAIFGGTHGNELSGIFLVKHWLENGSEIQRTGLEVKPFITNPRAVKKCTRYIDCDLNRVFDPENLGKNTSEDLPYEVRRAQEINNLFGPKDSYDIIFDLHNTTSNMGCTLILEDSKSDFLIQMFHYIKASLAPLPCYIYLIEHPSLKYATTRSIAKFPVGIEVGPQPQGVLRADILDQMRKMIKHALDFINNFNEGKEFPPCAIEVYKIIEKIDYPRNANGEITAIIHPNLQDQDWKPLHPGDPVFLTLDGKTIPLGGDSTVYPVFVNEAAYYEKKEAFAKTTKLTLQAKSIHCSFH, from the exons ATGACTTCTTGTCATGTTGCTGAAGAGCCTATAAAAAGGGTTGCTATCTTTGGAGGAACTCATGGAAATGAGCTATCAGGAATATTTCTAGTTAAGCACTGGCTAGAGAATGGCTCTGAGATTCAGAGAACAGGACTGGAGGTAAAGCCATTTATCACCAACCCAAGAGCAGTGAAGAAGTGTACCAGATATATTGACTGTGACCTGAATCGAGTTTTTGACCCTGAAAATCTTGG CAAAAATACATCAGAGGACTTGCCATATGAAGTGAGAAGGGCTCaagaaataaacaatttatttGGTCCAAAAGATTCCTATGACATTATTTTTGATCTTCACAACACTACTTCTAACATGGGGTGTACTCTTATTCTTGAAGATTCCAAGAGTGACTTCTTAATTCAGATGTTTCATTATATTAAG gctTCCTTGGCTCCATTACCCTGCTATATTTATCTTATTGAACATCCTTCCCTCAAGTATGCAACCACTCGTTCTATAGCCAAGTTCCCTGTTG GTATAGAAGTTGGGCCCCAGCCTCAAGGAGTTCTGAGAGCTGATATTTTGGATCAGATGAGAAAAATGATTAAACATGCTcttgattttataaataatttcaatgAAG GAAAAGAATTTCCTCCCTGTGCAATTGAAgtctataaaataatagaaaaaattgattatcccaggaatgcaaatggagaaattactgcTATTATCCACCCTAATCTGCAG GATCAAGACTGGAAGCCATTGCATCCTGGGGATCCTGTGTTTTTAACTCTTGATGGAAAGACTATTCCATTAGGCGGAGATAGTACTGTGTACCCAGTATTTGTAAATGAGGCTGCCTATTATGAAAAGAAAGAAGCTTTTGCCAAAACAACTAAATTAACACTCCAAGCAAAAAGTATTCATTGTTCTTTCCATTAG